The Mauremys reevesii isolate NIE-2019 linkage group 1, ASM1616193v1, whole genome shotgun sequence genome segment GGGCCGAGGAGGGAGGCGGCCGGGCGGGGCGGCCCCTAGCGCAGGTCCTCGGCGGTGAACATGCCCCGGGCGCGGCGCAGGATGGAGTCCTTGGCGGCGTCGTAGGGGTGCTCCTTGGAGGGGATCTCCAGCACGGCGGGCAGCGAGCGCGTGTGCCCGTCCAGCACGTGCCGGATCAGCTCCGCGATGAACTGGTTGATCAGGATGATGCCGATGTCCTCGCGGGCCAGGAAGCTCCTGCGGGAGGCAGCGATGGGCGGGGCGTTCACTTGGGGGAACAGACACCCGCGAGCCAGCACCTTCCCCAagcctcctggagccagcacctgcccccgccccagccggcACCTGCTCCCTCCCCGCGAGCCAgcacctgcccccgccccagccggcACCTGCTCCCTCCCCGCGAGCCAgcacctgcccccgccccagccggcACCTGCTCCCTCCCCGCGAGACAGCACCTGCACCTCATCCTCCCGGAGCCATCGACTGCCCCTCCATTGGGCAGGCAGagccggacacctgggtcccgcGCACCTCCAGGctcagctcttccccctccccggtGGTCgcgcccagctgccccctcccctcgcgGCCCGGTGGTCGCGCCCGGCTGCCCCCGCACCCGCGGCCCGGTGGTCGCGCCCGGCTGCGCCCCTCCCGCGCCCCGGTGGTCGcgcccgcctgcccccccgcACCCGCGGCCCGGTGGTCGCGCCCGGCTGCCCCCCCGCACCCGCGGCCCGGTGGTCGCGCCCGCGCACCGGAAGGTCTCCTCGATCTCGGTCAGGCTCGTGTCCTTCTCCACCACCAGGAAGTTGGGCTTGCGGTGCTTGTTGAGCTCGCCCACCCCGCCCAGCAGGAAGCCCGTCACCGTGTCCTCGTCCCCCAGCACCGCGATCAGCTTCCCCCGCCCGGCCATGGCGCTGCTCTGCCGACGGCTGCCGGGCGCCGCTTATACCCCCGGCGCATGCGCGGCCTGCCCCTGCAGCACCCGTCTGCGCGTGCGCTGCGGGCTCCCCGCGCCCCCCGTCATTCCGAGCATGCGCATCTCGCGCCGACCGCTCGGAGCCCGGCGGAGCGCTTCTACGCATGCGTCGGGGTGCTGCTGGCTCTCTGTGCGctgtgtcccctcccccgccccgagagaacccaggagtccggcccCCCTTCCACCCCCAGACCACGTGACGAAGTGGGGCTTGCTTGTATTGCTCGTGAAGCctgcccgtgcctcagtttccctgggtgctGCGTTGTTCccggcgggggaagggccgggaggACACCCCGGGGTGCCCCAGCTGGCTGGGTGCTGCGTTGTTCccggcgggggaagggccgggaggACACCCCGGGGTGCCCCAGCTGGCTGGGTGCTGCGTTGTTCccggcgggggaagggccgggaggACACCCCGGGGTGCCCCAGCTGGCTGGGTGCTGCGTTGTTCccggcgggggaagggccgggaggACACCCCGGGGTGCCCCAGCCGGCTGGGTGCTGCGTTGTTCccggcgggggaagggccgggaggACACCCCGGGGTGCCCCAGCCGGCTGGGTGCTGCGTTGTTCccggcgggggaagggccgggaggACACCCCCGGGTGCCCCAGCCGGCTGGGTGCTGCGTTGTTCccggcgggggaagggccgggaggACACCCCGGGGTGCCCCAGCCGGCTGGGTGCTGCGTTGTTCCCGGGGAAGGGCGGGCGGACACCCAGGGTGCCCCAGCGGGCGGGGTGCGGCGTTGTTCccggcgggggaagggccgggaggACACCCCGGGGTGCCCCAGCTGGCTGGGTGCTGCGTTGTTCccggcgggggaagggccgggcgGACACCCCGGGGTGGCCCCAGCTGGCTGGGTGCTGCGTTGTTCCCGGCGGGGGAAGGGCCGTGAGGACACCCCGGGGTGGCCCAGCTGGCTGGGTGCTGCGTTGTTCccggcgggggaagggccgggaggACACCCCGCGGTGCCCCAGCTGGCTGGGTGCTGCGTTGTTCccggcgggggaagggccgggaggACACCCCGGGGTGCCCCAGCTGGCTGGGTGCTGCGTTGTTCccggcgggggaagggccgggaggACACCCCGGGGTGGCCCAGCTGGCTGGGTGCTGCGTTGTTCccggcgggggaagggccgggaggACACCCCAGGGTGCCCCAGCTGGCTGGGTGCTGTGCCCTGGACGTGGCCCCAGTGCCCCCCGGAGCTCAACCCCCCGCCTGGCcgcagggaggggtgggtggaTTTGGACCATGGAGGTCAGACAGACGGACAGAGCCtgagcccggggctccctgcg includes the following:
- the ATP6V1F gene encoding V-type proton ATPase subunit F translates to MAGRGKLIAVLGDEDTVTGFLLGGVGELNKHRKPNFLVVEKDTSLTEIEETFRSFLAREDIGIILINQFIAELIRHVLDGHTRSLPAVLEIPSKEHPYDAAKDSILRRARGMFTAEDLR